From one Nonomuraea polychroma genomic stretch:
- a CDS encoding sensor histidine kinase — protein MAVVMLLAVNLLLSSALGVSVSVSGRAPQPSAAGAPTRGEVDQEAVFQGHLQLQYELLRYQWAATAIIIAVLTVVSVILGWWLAGRVLRPIRSVTSTARRLSLSNLHQRIAMQGPDDELKELADTFDDMLDRLERSTDAQRRFAANASHELKTPLALDRALLQVAFGELPEEMLEARDELLASNSRQHRLIDGLLMLAAAEHTLTNAEPVDLADLARRVLCEHPGATVDLSPALTSGDPVLVERLIANLVENAEKYNDQRRFIAVRTGTGNGGAVLTVENTGQEIAHEVVSSLFEPFRRLTSDRTESVSGAGLGLSIVAAITRVHGGTIDAVPRTGGGLAVTVRLPDMGSVLKAQLRFSTGGRG, from the coding sequence ATGGCCGTGGTCATGCTGCTCGCGGTGAACCTGCTGCTCAGCAGCGCGCTTGGGGTGAGCGTCTCCGTCTCGGGCCGAGCACCTCAGCCCTCGGCCGCCGGGGCGCCGACCCGGGGCGAAGTCGACCAGGAAGCGGTGTTCCAAGGCCACCTTCAGCTGCAGTATGAACTCCTGAGGTACCAATGGGCCGCCACCGCGATCATCATCGCTGTCCTGACGGTGGTCTCCGTAATCCTGGGCTGGTGGCTGGCCGGACGCGTCCTGCGCCCGATTCGCAGCGTCACCTCCACGGCCCGCCGACTGTCCCTGTCCAACCTCCATCAGCGGATCGCGATGCAGGGCCCCGACGATGAGCTCAAGGAGCTCGCCGACACCTTCGATGACATGCTCGACCGGCTCGAGCGCTCGACCGATGCTCAGCGCCGGTTCGCCGCCAACGCCTCCCATGAGCTCAAGACACCCCTGGCGCTGGACCGGGCGCTGCTGCAGGTGGCGTTCGGCGAACTTCCCGAGGAGATGCTGGAGGCCCGGGATGAACTCCTCGCCTCCAACAGCCGCCAGCATCGGCTCATCGACGGACTCCTGATGCTGGCCGCGGCAGAACACACGCTGACCAACGCAGAGCCCGTCGATCTGGCCGACCTGGCCCGGCGTGTCCTCTGCGAGCACCCCGGCGCGACGGTGGACCTGTCACCGGCCCTCACCTCCGGCGATCCCGTTCTGGTGGAGCGGTTGATCGCGAATCTCGTGGAGAACGCCGAGAAGTACAACGACCAGCGTAGGTTCATCGCCGTCCGGACCGGAACGGGCAATGGAGGCGCGGTCCTCACCGTGGAGAACACCGGGCAGGAGATTGCCCACGAGGTGGTGTCATCGCTGTTCGAGCCGTTCCGGCGCCTCACCAGCGACCGTACCGAGTCGGTGTCCGGCGCGGGCCTCGGCCTGTCGATCGTGGCCGCCATCACACGCGTCCACGGAGGCACGATCGATGCCGTCCCCCGCACCGGCGGCGGCCTCGCCGTGACGGTACGACTCCCGGACATGGGGTCAGTGTTGAAAGCGCAGCTAAGGTTCTCAACGGGCGGCCGGGGGTAA
- a CDS encoding TniQ family protein has product MTTLRTLPIRMAPLPGESLDSWLEALAHRTQTSYGDVLSSLGLLTRAGDEAPGWTRPRDWTIALSEREAAGIAFATGLDDQRVHAMTLAHFDGRALLIDRAKRQVNRHRLWGRGTGSRYCPDCLAESAGRWKLEWRLGWSFACTHHSLLLVDTCQGCGRLTRRRPFSRRSLPIPGHCGTRPPRTADPDAPRECDQDLTQAEALRLPTGHPAIEAQRLITNMIETDRAEFGQYYRHPQPSAVALSELRAVASRMLTHLGADDLAARVPADILNAHITSQPSNEPERREASRPGFMAPPTSAMTAAAVIAAMQVLGVAQLSSAAHALRTVIGKSRNGSEKTTTTTIRGWGRGTGTVLRTIQLAALGPLLRPSDQLRYQTVALPSPPSVTARQVSRRSNKLPAALWPSWAVRLSPSSGAYQRILAPVLAAGVLLVGTKLELDAAASMLGSASDGKSLSRVLQMLHDRQCWEPVATALIRLAHYLDENDIPIDYQRRRTLDYSNLLPAKQWVEICRQTGHSPGGGRRARIARCVLFSQISGMPVNHAPDFPTADVYSFRSEAERFTEVWSPQLADALKQVARDFVSGCGLRSEPVVWWPPLGLLDGLELPGTDPSTIDIDRLHELTGGRRYPAGSAAQTLGVSIEAVRLVLEEHPIPAAPLTAAQARALGQVRHAARQVLTEEEFRRRYLDEHQSARTIALDIGVSKATVTRLAAEYGIELRKVGRYFKHHNAIDPDWLYEQYVTRRRTLADIAREKGTSTNYITRRAHDLGIPLRPSGGASTRKAMDSKADFAGYLGLSSELAGQPLGGLSGTSGK; this is encoded by the coding sequence GTGACCACCTTGCGGACGCTACCGATCCGGATGGCACCGCTTCCCGGAGAGTCCCTGGACTCCTGGCTGGAGGCACTCGCGCACCGGACGCAAACCAGCTACGGCGATGTGCTCTCCAGCCTCGGCCTGTTAACCAGGGCCGGGGACGAGGCGCCCGGCTGGACCCGTCCCCGCGACTGGACCATCGCCCTGAGCGAGCGCGAAGCCGCCGGCATCGCCTTCGCCACCGGCCTGGACGACCAGCGTGTGCATGCCATGACTCTGGCGCACTTCGACGGTCGAGCACTGTTGATCGATCGCGCGAAGCGGCAGGTCAACCGGCACCGGCTATGGGGGCGGGGCACCGGGTCGCGATACTGCCCCGACTGCCTGGCCGAGAGCGCCGGACGATGGAAGCTGGAGTGGCGCCTGGGCTGGTCGTTCGCCTGCACCCACCACTCCCTCCTACTCGTGGACACCTGCCAAGGATGTGGACGCCTGACACGAAGACGCCCCTTCTCTCGCCGCAGCCTGCCGATCCCGGGACACTGCGGCACCCGCCCGCCCCGAACCGCTGACCCCGACGCCCCGCGCGAATGCGACCAGGACCTCACCCAGGCTGAGGCTCTCCGCCTGCCCACGGGCCATCCCGCGATTGAGGCCCAACGCCTGATCACGAACATGATCGAGACCGACCGTGCAGAATTCGGCCAGTATTACCGGCATCCTCAGCCCTCCGCCGTGGCGCTTTCCGAACTGCGCGCAGTTGCTAGTCGGATGCTGACCCACCTGGGCGCTGACGACTTGGCGGCAAGGGTTCCCGCCGACATCCTCAACGCCCACATCACCTCCCAGCCGAGCAACGAGCCAGAGCGACGGGAGGCGAGCCGCCCAGGGTTCATGGCACCGCCCACATCGGCGATGACGGCAGCCGCGGTCATCGCCGCGATGCAGGTGCTCGGCGTGGCGCAGCTGAGCTCAGCCGCCCACGCCCTACGCACGGTGATCGGTAAGTCCCGCAACGGATCTGAGAAGACCACGACCACCACCATCCGAGGCTGGGGCCGAGGCACCGGCACGGTTCTACGGACGATACAACTGGCCGCGCTCGGACCATTGCTTCGCCCGAGTGACCAACTGCGGTACCAAACCGTCGCGCTTCCCTCCCCTCCGTCTGTCACCGCCCGGCAGGTCAGTCGGCGCTCAAACAAACTCCCCGCCGCGCTGTGGCCGTCATGGGCCGTGCGGCTGAGCCCCTCCAGCGGCGCTTACCAGCGCATCCTGGCACCCGTGCTGGCTGCGGGGGTGCTTCTGGTTGGAACCAAACTCGAACTCGACGCGGCTGCATCAATGCTCGGATCGGCCAGCGACGGCAAGTCACTATCGCGCGTACTGCAGATGCTGCACGATCGGCAGTGTTGGGAACCGGTCGCCACAGCCCTGATTCGCCTCGCACATTACTTGGACGAGAACGACATTCCCATCGACTACCAGCGCCGCCGCACCCTGGACTACTCGAACCTGCTACCGGCCAAGCAATGGGTGGAGATCTGCCGCCAAACCGGCCATTCCCCAGGAGGCGGGCGACGGGCCCGTATCGCGCGATGTGTTCTGTTCAGCCAGATCAGCGGCATGCCTGTCAACCATGCGCCCGACTTTCCCACCGCTGACGTGTACTCCTTCCGCTCAGAAGCAGAGCGCTTCACTGAGGTGTGGTCTCCGCAGCTCGCGGACGCCCTCAAACAAGTCGCACGCGACTTCGTCAGCGGATGCGGGCTGCGGAGCGAACCGGTGGTCTGGTGGCCACCGCTCGGCCTACTCGACGGTCTCGAACTGCCCGGCACTGACCCGTCCACCATCGACATCGATCGCCTGCACGAGTTGACCGGGGGACGCCGTTACCCAGCCGGATCGGCCGCCCAGACTCTCGGCGTCAGCATCGAGGCCGTGCGTCTCGTTCTGGAGGAACACCCGATTCCGGCTGCGCCGCTCACCGCGGCCCAGGCCCGTGCCCTTGGGCAAGTGCGCCACGCCGCCCGCCAAGTACTTACGGAGGAGGAATTTCGCCGCCGCTACCTCGACGAACATCAGTCTGCGCGCACCATCGCGCTCGACATCGGCGTATCGAAAGCCACCGTAACCAGACTCGCAGCGGAGTACGGCATCGAGCTACGCAAGGTCGGCCGCTACTTCAAACACCACAACGCCATCGACCCAGACTGGCTATACGAGCAGTACGTCACACGCCGCAGGACACTAGCGGATATCGCACGTGAGAAGGGCACCAGCACCAACTACATCACCCGCCGAGCCCATGACCTGGGCATCCCGCTCCGCCCAAGCGGTGGCGCCAGCACCCGCAAAGCCATGGACTCCAAGGCCGACTTCGCAGGCTATCTGGGGTTGTCAAGTGAACTGGCTGGTCAGCCGCTTGGAGGTCTGTCAGGTACATCAGGCAAGTAG
- a CDS encoding TniB family NTP-binding protein, with protein MTRSGLKALSPEAKAEHDLWRRRFLANLRPIKTAQASQLVADLTDILQAGLDQPNWEAKGMAAVDAFPGLGKTTVGLSFAKRVHNDLIREHGRFTAAGHERWPVIRVGMMGDTTVKDFNWAMLEFFAHSGRNSGTANSFLSRALDCALSCESRLLLVDDLQFLRFRSIRGTELANQFKTIANEFPLMILFIGHGLKDKGLYDDPQLERRVTPLDLDPFTIDDEAGRTQWRSFLLSLEQRLVLADKHPGMLADDLSDHLYARCNGHIGSLMTLIKRACLRAIRTGEERLTLELMTTIKLDRAAQDQQARWEALLAGGKNTSKPKRSARRRA; from the coding sequence ATGACCAGGTCCGGCCTCAAGGCTTTGAGCCCAGAGGCGAAGGCCGAGCACGATCTGTGGCGCCGCAGGTTCCTCGCCAACCTGCGTCCGATCAAGACCGCACAGGCAAGCCAGCTCGTCGCGGATTTGACCGACATCCTCCAGGCCGGCTTGGACCAGCCGAACTGGGAGGCCAAGGGGATGGCCGCCGTCGACGCGTTCCCCGGCCTGGGCAAGACCACGGTCGGACTGTCGTTCGCCAAGCGCGTCCACAACGACCTGATCCGCGAGCACGGCCGGTTCACCGCAGCCGGGCACGAGCGGTGGCCGGTGATCCGGGTCGGGATGATGGGCGACACCACGGTCAAGGACTTCAACTGGGCGATGCTGGAGTTCTTCGCCCACTCCGGGCGCAACAGCGGGACCGCGAACTCGTTCCTATCCCGCGCCCTAGACTGCGCCCTGTCCTGCGAGTCACGGCTCCTGCTGGTCGACGACCTGCAGTTCCTCCGATTCCGGTCGATTCGCGGGACCGAACTGGCCAACCAGTTCAAGACGATCGCCAATGAGTTCCCACTGATGATCCTTTTCATCGGGCACGGCTTGAAGGACAAGGGCCTTTACGACGATCCGCAGCTCGAACGCCGCGTCACCCCGCTTGATCTGGATCCGTTCACGATCGATGACGAGGCCGGGCGCACGCAGTGGCGCAGCTTCCTGCTCTCCCTGGAACAGCGCTTGGTGCTGGCCGATAAGCATCCCGGCATGCTCGCCGACGACCTGTCCGATCACCTCTACGCCCGCTGCAACGGGCACATCGGCTCCCTGATGACCCTGATCAAACGAGCGTGCCTGCGGGCGATCCGAACCGGGGAGGAGCGCTTGACCCTGGAGCTGATGACCACGATCAAACTCGACCGGGCCGCGCAAGATCAGCAGGCGCGGTGGGAGGCTCTGCTGGCCGGCGGCAAGAACACCAGCAAGCCGAAACGATCTGCGCGGCGGCGAGCGTGA
- a CDS encoding helix-turn-helix domain-containing protein — MSHGTVRLGIGARLVYDGEAVEVVEFAATGAGNEVVLKDGRGRMLRVSVKELLFSDRATIVPEEAGACSGDVDDVASVVLSRLDRAEQERVAGLVGHVREVRCGYRSGSSELAAPGEPRPEYDPGLPKMTRYAAKARELDVSVRTIKRWVAAVEERGAAGLAPRARGTTILDRLDPRWVETALEVMVEYTDQSKPQRIEVIERTRARLVARFGEGAVDMPGQSKAYEALEALERQHPTFRLSTKRNRDIAGRPREVFGRLRPTRPGEYLLMDTTRLDVFALDPVTLRWINCELTVVMDWYTRCIVGIRLTPVSTKAVDAAAALFQAYRPLPVAAHWPREAVWPEHGIPRSVLIDPTAIDGPMAKAAGPALVPETVVIDHGKIYVSEHLRSVCARMGISIQPVRLRTGRDKGPVERFFKTLREGLLHTLPGYKGLDLFSRGEAPEREAFYYIDELFDRIRQWIAATYHLTPHSSLIDPAVPGLRMSPAQMFEHGMARAGYIEVPRDRFLALEFLETKWRTIQPYGVEIDGRRYNGPGLYLDGRPSPYLGGKWPIQVNPDDIDHAYFRDLDRTWHQLDWEHAASRSFPLSEDALEYGRKLAATKHPYSNDRLAVSELLERWQLGLGMTLAERRIALRAAREQIAFAVEWDKQPPRELVREPADIGGDDDAADAEDFEGGVLGEDAELDEESFYADALEDL; from the coding sequence ATGAGCCATGGCACAGTGCGGCTTGGCATTGGGGCGCGGCTCGTCTACGACGGGGAGGCCGTCGAAGTCGTCGAATTCGCAGCGACCGGTGCGGGCAACGAGGTGGTGCTCAAGGACGGCAGAGGGCGGATGCTGCGGGTCTCGGTCAAAGAGCTGCTGTTCTCCGACCGGGCCACGATCGTTCCCGAGGAAGCCGGAGCCTGCTCGGGGGATGTCGACGATGTCGCCTCGGTGGTGCTCTCGCGGCTCGACCGTGCTGAACAGGAACGTGTAGCAGGCCTGGTGGGACATGTTCGAGAGGTGCGGTGCGGCTACCGGTCGGGCAGTTCCGAGCTGGCGGCGCCCGGTGAGCCGAGACCTGAGTACGACCCCGGTTTGCCGAAGATGACCAGATATGCGGCCAAGGCGCGGGAGTTGGACGTCTCAGTACGCACCATCAAGCGGTGGGTGGCCGCGGTTGAGGAACGAGGAGCGGCCGGGCTCGCGCCCCGCGCCCGTGGAACGACGATCCTCGACCGTCTCGACCCGAGGTGGGTTGAGACGGCGCTGGAGGTGATGGTCGAGTACACCGACCAGTCCAAACCGCAGCGCATCGAGGTGATCGAACGCACGCGGGCACGCCTGGTCGCACGATTCGGTGAGGGCGCGGTGGACATGCCCGGCCAGTCCAAGGCATATGAGGCGTTGGAAGCGCTGGAGCGGCAGCACCCGACGTTCCGGTTGAGTACGAAGCGGAACCGGGACATCGCCGGACGGCCCCGGGAGGTGTTCGGGCGTCTGCGCCCGACCCGGCCGGGTGAGTACCTGCTGATGGACACCACCCGGCTGGACGTGTTCGCGCTGGATCCGGTGACTCTGCGGTGGATCAACTGCGAGCTGACCGTCGTGATGGATTGGTACACCCGCTGCATCGTGGGGATCCGGCTGACGCCGGTGTCCACGAAGGCGGTGGACGCGGCCGCGGCCCTCTTCCAGGCATACCGGCCGTTACCGGTCGCGGCGCACTGGCCACGCGAGGCGGTCTGGCCCGAGCACGGCATCCCCCGTTCGGTGCTGATCGACCCGACGGCGATCGATGGGCCGATGGCGAAGGCGGCAGGACCCGCGTTAGTGCCCGAGACCGTGGTGATCGACCACGGGAAGATCTACGTCTCAGAGCATCTGCGCAGCGTCTGCGCCCGGATGGGCATCTCCATCCAGCCGGTCCGGCTCCGGACGGGCCGGGACAAGGGGCCGGTCGAACGGTTCTTCAAGACGTTGAGGGAAGGGCTGCTGCACACCCTGCCCGGCTACAAGGGCCTGGATCTCTTCTCCCGGGGCGAGGCGCCTGAACGGGAGGCGTTCTACTACATCGACGAATTGTTCGACCGGATCCGGCAATGGATCGCGGCGACCTATCACCTCACACCCCACTCGAGTCTGATCGACCCGGCGGTCCCGGGGCTGCGCATGTCGCCAGCGCAGATGTTCGAGCACGGGATGGCCAGGGCCGGTTACATCGAGGTTCCCCGGGACAGATTCCTGGCGCTGGAGTTCTTGGAGACCAAGTGGCGCACCATCCAGCCCTACGGGGTCGAGATCGACGGTCGGCGCTACAACGGCCCTGGTCTCTACCTCGACGGGCGCCCGAGCCCGTATCTGGGCGGCAAGTGGCCGATCCAGGTCAACCCGGACGACATCGACCACGCCTACTTCCGTGACCTGGACCGGACCTGGCACCAGCTGGATTGGGAGCACGCGGCCAGCCGCAGTTTCCCGCTGAGCGAGGACGCTCTGGAGTACGGTCGCAAGCTCGCCGCGACGAAGCACCCGTACTCCAACGACCGCCTGGCGGTGTCCGAACTGCTCGAGCGCTGGCAGTTGGGGCTGGGCATGACGCTGGCCGAGCGGCGGATCGCGCTGCGTGCGGCCAGGGAACAGATCGCGTTCGCCGTTGAGTGGGACAAGCAGCCCCCGCGCGAGCTCGTGCGAGAGCCCGCCGACATCGGCGGGGACGATGACGCCGCGGACGCCGAAGACTTCGAGGGCGGGGTGCTTGGCGAGGATGCCGAACTCGACGAGGAGTCCTTCTACGCCGATGCCCTGGAGGACCTGTGA
- a CDS encoding TnsA-like heteromeric transposase endonuclease subunit — MLLSDADVVGSAEVRAKSPNGTAAVSCRFMDAPVQEMLAAGPWRTFRWHHGQKHYSGAFWSATEGSHVIYESRLELARLLFADFDRSVSRIVAQPFLMTAQVEGAERRHIPDFLLMTESGPLVVDVKPARRLARPEVAFTFAWSRRVIESRGWGFEVWSEPDPVETENIRFLAGYRRPWLFSPGLVAALEASVTDGVTLREAFATVSSFDPRLVRAAVLHLLWTGRFRADLSIRLCPGTVLRRSS, encoded by the coding sequence GTGCTCTTGTCGGATGCTGATGTCGTAGGTTCGGCCGAGGTCCGCGCAAAGTCGCCGAACGGGACCGCGGCGGTGTCGTGCCGGTTCATGGATGCGCCGGTGCAGGAGATGCTTGCGGCCGGGCCGTGGCGGACGTTCCGCTGGCACCATGGTCAGAAGCACTATTCGGGTGCATTCTGGTCTGCTACCGAGGGCTCACATGTGATCTATGAGTCCCGGCTTGAGCTGGCGCGGCTTCTATTTGCCGACTTCGACCGGTCGGTCTCTCGGATCGTGGCTCAGCCGTTTCTGATGACGGCCCAGGTGGAGGGCGCTGAGCGTCGGCACATCCCCGATTTCCTGCTGATGACCGAGTCTGGTCCGCTGGTGGTAGATGTGAAGCCGGCACGGCGGCTGGCGCGTCCAGAGGTCGCGTTCACCTTCGCCTGGAGCAGGCGGGTAATCGAGTCGCGCGGCTGGGGTTTTGAAGTGTGGAGCGAGCCGGATCCGGTCGAGACCGAGAACATCCGGTTTCTCGCCGGGTATCGCAGGCCTTGGTTGTTCTCACCCGGTCTCGTGGCCGCGTTGGAGGCAAGCGTGACGGACGGGGTGACGTTGCGGGAGGCCTTCGCAACGGTGTCGAGCTTCGACCCGAGGCTGGTACGGGCGGCTGTCCTCCACCTGCTCTGGACCGGACGGTTCAGGGCTGATCTGAGCATCCGGCTATGCCCAGGCACCGTTCTGAGGAGATCGTCATGA
- the dnaB gene encoding replicative DNA helicase has product MSLDSAKLSHRSTTSGGGATACKVVRGGAVSIDEETDAGPGFERTPPHNIEAEQSVLGGMLLSKDAIADVVEIIRADDFYRPAHQMIYDVITDLYGRGEPADAVTVFDELQKRGEMARVGGAAYLHTLTAVVPTAANAGYYAKIVREQAILRRLIEAGTRIVSYGYGGQNEEVDDLVDRAQAEIYKVTERRTSEDYAPLADIMPGALDELEAIGSRGGQMVGVPTGFQDLDQLTNGLHPGQMIVVAARPAIGKSTLGLDFARSAAIKHGMTTVIFSLEMSRNEITMRLLSAEARVALHAMRSGMMGDDDWTRLARRMSEVAEAPLFIDDSPNMSMMEIRAKCRRLKQRNDLRFVVIDYLQLMSSPKKTESRQNEVSEISRAIKLLAKELEVPVIAISQLNRGPEQRTDKRPQVSDLRESGSIEQDADMVILLHREDAYERESPRAGEADLIVAKHRNGPTATVTVAFQGHYSRFVDMAAH; this is encoded by the coding sequence ATGAGCCTGGACTCCGCGAAACTGTCACACCGGTCGACTACAAGTGGGGGTGGTGCGACCGCCTGCAAGGTTGTTCGAGGGGGCGCGGTGAGCATTGACGAAGAGACCGACGCAGGTCCAGGTTTCGAGCGCACACCGCCGCACAACATCGAGGCGGAGCAGTCGGTGCTGGGCGGCATGCTGCTGTCGAAGGACGCGATCGCCGACGTCGTGGAGATCATTCGGGCTGACGACTTTTACCGGCCCGCCCACCAGATGATCTATGACGTCATCACCGACCTCTACGGCCGGGGCGAGCCCGCCGACGCGGTCACCGTCTTCGACGAGCTGCAAAAGCGCGGCGAGATGGCCAGGGTGGGCGGCGCCGCCTACCTCCACACGCTCACGGCCGTCGTCCCCACCGCGGCCAACGCCGGCTACTACGCAAAGATCGTCCGAGAGCAGGCCATCCTCCGCCGCCTCATCGAGGCCGGCACCCGCATCGTCTCCTACGGCTACGGCGGCCAGAACGAAGAGGTCGACGACCTCGTTGACCGCGCCCAGGCGGAGATCTACAAGGTCACCGAGCGCCGCACCTCCGAGGACTACGCACCCCTGGCCGACATCATGCCCGGCGCCCTGGACGAGCTGGAGGCCATCGGCAGCCGGGGCGGTCAGATGGTCGGCGTGCCGACCGGCTTCCAGGACCTCGACCAGCTCACGAACGGCCTGCACCCGGGCCAGATGATCGTCGTGGCCGCACGACCCGCAATCGGGAAAAGTACCCTAGGTCTGGACTTCGCTCGTTCGGCGGCGATCAAGCATGGGATGACCACGGTGATCTTCTCGCTGGAGATGTCCCGCAATGAGATCACCATGCGCTTGTTGTCCGCCGAGGCCAGGGTCGCGCTGCATGCCATGCGGTCGGGGATGATGGGCGACGACGACTGGACGCGGCTGGCCCGGCGGATGAGTGAAGTGGCCGAGGCGCCGCTGTTCATCGACGACTCGCCCAACATGTCGATGATGGAGATCAGGGCCAAGTGCCGGCGGCTCAAGCAGCGCAACGACCTGCGCTTCGTGGTCATCGACTACCTCCAGCTGATGAGCTCGCCGAAGAAGACTGAGAGCCGCCAGAACGAGGTCTCCGAGATTTCGCGTGCCATCAAGCTGCTGGCCAAGGAGCTCGAGGTGCCGGTCATCGCGATCTCCCAGCTCAACCGTGGTCCCGAGCAGCGAACCGACAAACGTCCCCAAGTTAGCGATCTGCGTGAATCCGGAAGTATTGAACAAGATGCGGATATGGTTATCTTGCTCCATCGCGAGGATGCCTACGAGCGCGAGTCGCCCAGGGCGGGTGAGGCGGACCTTATAGTTGCTAAGCATCGAAATGGTCCAACTGCCACTGTCACTGTCGCCTTCCAGGGACATTACTCTCGCTTTGTTGACATGGCTGCCCACTAG
- a CDS encoding MATE family efflux transporter gives MLITSRDREILRLAVPAFGALVAEPLFLLADYAIVGHGLGTTAVGALGVAGTVLAALMNLCVFLAYGTTASVARQTGAGEHVRAMRSGVDGIWLALGIGAALIAVFWPLAPAVVEVFGASAEQSAQAVTYLRISLLGAPGMLVVLAGTGVLRGLQDTVTPLVVAVGSFALNAALNAWFVLGLEWGIAGSAWGTVLAQTLGAAVYLVVVARGALQLGTPLTPGLAGLKQAGTAGIALFIRTLCLRIVVTAATVIATRMGEASLAAYALATQVWTLLVFALDAIAIAGQAITGRALGAGDVAATRAATKRMVQWGVWSGIVLGLLVLAARPALPGLFDADPRVAELLLALLWPVALFQPVCGVVFVLDGVLIGAGDQRYLAWAGVWTTLAYLPAAFLASGFGVVALWCALGVWMIARLITLVRRAAGTAWLVTGA, from the coding sequence ATGCTCATTACATCCAGAGATAGGGAGATTCTGCGGCTGGCCGTGCCGGCGTTCGGTGCGCTGGTGGCCGAGCCGCTCTTCCTGCTCGCCGATTACGCCATCGTCGGGCACGGGCTCGGCACCACGGCGGTGGGCGCCCTGGGTGTGGCGGGCACGGTCCTGGCAGCGCTGATGAACCTGTGTGTTTTCCTCGCCTACGGCACGACGGCGTCTGTGGCGCGGCAGACGGGCGCGGGCGAGCACGTACGAGCGATGCGCAGCGGTGTGGACGGCATCTGGCTGGCATTAGGCATCGGGGCCGCGCTGATCGCGGTGTTCTGGCCCCTGGCCCCCGCGGTCGTGGAGGTGTTCGGGGCGAGCGCGGAACAGAGCGCCCAGGCCGTGACGTACCTGCGGATCAGCCTGCTGGGCGCGCCCGGCATGCTGGTCGTGCTGGCGGGCACGGGCGTGTTGCGCGGGCTGCAGGACACGGTCACGCCGCTGGTCGTGGCCGTCGGCTCGTTCGCGCTCAACGCGGCGCTCAACGCCTGGTTCGTGCTGGGGCTGGAGTGGGGCATCGCCGGGTCGGCATGGGGCACCGTGCTGGCTCAGACGCTGGGCGCGGCCGTCTATCTGGTCGTGGTGGCCAGGGGTGCGCTACAGCTCGGCACACCGCTCACGCCCGGCCTGGCCGGGCTCAAGCAGGCGGGCACGGCAGGGATCGCGCTGTTCATCCGCACCCTCTGCCTGCGGATCGTGGTGACCGCCGCCACGGTGATCGCCACCAGGATGGGCGAGGCCTCACTGGCCGCCTACGCCCTCGCCACCCAGGTGTGGACATTGCTCGTCTTCGCGCTGGACGCCATCGCCATCGCCGGCCAGGCCATCACGGGACGTGCGCTCGGCGCCGGGGACGTGGCCGCCACCAGGGCGGCGACCAAGCGCATGGTGCAGTGGGGCGTGTGGTCGGGGATCGTGCTCGGCCTGCTCGTGCTCGCCGCCAGGCCGGCGTTGCCGGGGTTGTTCGACGCCGATCCGCGGGTCGCCGAGCTGCTGCTGGCTCTGTTGTGGCCGGTGGCGCTGTTCCAGCCGGTGTGCGGGGTGGTGTTCGTGCTGGACGGCGTGCTGATCGGCGCGGGCGACCAGCGTTACCTGGCGTGGGCGGGGGTGTGGACGACGCTGGCGTACCTGCCTGCCGCCTTTCTCGCCTCCGGGTTCGGCGTGGTCGCCCTGTGGTGCGCGCTGGGCGTGTGGATGATCGCGCGGCTGATCACTCTCGTGCGCCGCGCCGCCGGCACCGCCTGGCTGGTGACCGGGGCATAG